A window from Bdellovibrionales bacterium encodes these proteins:
- a CDS encoding efflux RND transporter permease subunit yields MKSLYASPLRVYLLLGVLSLIGIFCGLSLPISLFPNSSKPVIQAQIPYGDMTARQFLDSYGRNLEYSLGALNTKLVKTEKIEANYNKGQVSYTIDFPWDTPPNDAIKEVQNLVNQVTASMPEEVRRGTNVFTWSENTGFFAASFYSPKRDLDDLYKILDPIFSAELKKVQDASEAVMWNPANKEIQIEINPDALTEYQLLPVDITRAVMVAMESYRGGNVEVATKRLQVILRSAVMTIDDLSRVLITTPQGRTIHLTHVAKIDYTTPVDQTRVIRTSGALSVILFASPKSGGNIKKMSEDIIQIVESKRHLLPPDIEYRVIVDPSEFIRSSVNNVVHEVGIAAGLAVLVLFLFIGSFKNVVTAAIEIPMSIVLAFILMKLTDMNLNLISLGGLALSAGMNVDGSVVVMENIFRHFEKAKANISYKEKLDILLEAVNEVKLPIIASTIASIVVFAPLIFTRGLSSAILGDLAKAVVFSHGLSAIVALILVPTVRLQMMKSESHFHVTSPIEKYFVKLENFYASTLDLFLKKSNWRKGVYAGLVVLLLVLIQFVLPRLPKEIIGTPDTDWVIVGMNVQGNTLVRQMETQSEETEAKLLKYLEGQVLYTFTQVNSPNNCSIMLRLKDKKDVATIVKNIENEFPNSPTVNYWVNQWNPSELPLPDPENLLISVRGEDADKVVLATKEINDTLQEKQYYRSLWAKPETNNPEGISVQPRLELWPEIAKAGSRVSPSDLADYTRVATDGRTIAYLTMDNRLTGIVLKYPTGYVKSVEDLSALPLSVAGKLIPLKALANISIEKTRPSILRIDQEEQYLIRGRLKKEEKSKSKDILKKAQADVEEWQKKSAVAKAVSVNFENPEKEVDDAIHQLTWALAISTGLILLTMILQLGHVANSVLVFMSVPLGLIGVLLSLFIFRSTLSLNSLLGVILLNGIAVANSIILVDFLTRLVEKGMKPHEAALEAARTRLRPILMTSLTTTLGMLPIALGFGEGGRILQPLGIAVSGGLGVSMLLTLYVVPALQVSYLNWTAKRNQK; encoded by the coding sequence ATGAAATCTCTGTATGCAAGCCCGCTTCGTGTTTATCTTCTCTTAGGGGTTTTGAGCCTTATTGGTATTTTCTGCGGCTTGAGTCTGCCGATCTCGCTTTTCCCAAATAGCAGTAAGCCTGTGATTCAAGCGCAGATTCCTTACGGTGATATGACCGCGCGCCAGTTTCTGGATAGCTACGGCCGGAATCTTGAGTACAGCCTCGGAGCGCTCAACACCAAACTGGTAAAAACCGAAAAGATCGAAGCCAACTACAACAAGGGCCAAGTTTCTTACACGATCGACTTCCCTTGGGACACTCCTCCGAACGATGCGATTAAAGAAGTTCAGAACCTTGTCAACCAAGTGACGGCTTCGATGCCGGAAGAGGTTCGCCGTGGCACGAATGTCTTCACATGGAGCGAAAACACCGGTTTCTTTGCTGCGAGCTTCTATAGCCCGAAGCGCGACCTCGATGATCTTTATAAGATCCTGGATCCGATCTTCAGTGCCGAACTTAAAAAAGTTCAGGATGCTTCCGAAGCCGTGATGTGGAATCCGGCGAATAAAGAAATTCAAATCGAGATCAATCCGGATGCTCTGACTGAATACCAATTACTGCCGGTGGATATTACCCGCGCCGTCATGGTGGCGATGGAAAGTTACCGTGGCGGTAACGTTGAGGTCGCAACCAAGCGTTTGCAGGTTATTTTGCGCAGTGCTGTGATGACGATTGACGATCTGTCGCGAGTTCTAATTACAACTCCACAAGGCCGTACGATTCACCTCACGCATGTGGCGAAAATCGACTACACGACGCCAGTCGATCAAACCCGCGTGATCCGGACCAGCGGAGCGCTCAGTGTGATTCTGTTTGCCTCGCCCAAGTCCGGCGGCAATATCAAAAAAATGTCTGAAGATATCATTCAGATTGTTGAATCTAAAAGACACCTCTTGCCTCCGGATATTGAGTACCGTGTCATCGTCGATCCTTCAGAGTTTATCCGCTCTTCCGTGAACAACGTCGTTCACGAGGTCGGCATTGCTGCGGGCCTTGCGGTGTTGGTTTTGTTCCTCTTCATCGGAAGCTTTAAGAATGTCGTGACGGCGGCGATTGAAATCCCGATGAGTATCGTTTTGGCCTTCATTCTGATGAAGCTCACCGATATGAACTTGAATTTGATTTCTTTGGGTGGTTTGGCTCTGTCTGCCGGGATGAACGTCGATGGCTCGGTCGTTGTGATGGAGAACATCTTCCGTCACTTCGAAAAAGCTAAGGCGAATATCAGCTATAAAGAGAAACTCGATATCTTACTTGAAGCCGTGAATGAAGTGAAGCTTCCGATCATTGCTTCAACGATTGCTTCCATCGTGGTGTTTGCGCCGCTCATTTTCACCCGCGGCCTCAGTTCTGCGATCTTGGGCGACTTGGCTAAAGCCGTTGTGTTCTCGCACGGACTTTCGGCGATTGTGGCGTTGATTTTAGTTCCGACAGTGCGCCTACAGATGATGAAGAGCGAAAGTCATTTTCATGTGACTTCGCCAATTGAAAAGTACTTCGTGAAGCTTGAAAACTTCTACGCCAGCACTTTGGATTTATTTTTGAAAAAATCCAACTGGCGAAAAGGCGTTTATGCCGGCCTCGTTGTTTTGTTACTTGTTTTGATCCAGTTCGTATTGCCGCGCCTGCCGAAGGAAATCATCGGCACGCCGGACACTGACTGGGTGATCGTGGGCATGAACGTTCAGGGGAATACTCTCGTCCGTCAGATGGAAACACAGAGTGAAGAGACTGAAGCGAAACTCCTCAAATATCTAGAGGGCCAGGTGCTTTATACTTTCACGCAAGTCAATAGCCCGAATAATTGCAGCATCATGCTTCGCCTGAAAGACAAAAAAGATGTCGCGACGATCGTTAAAAACATCGAGAACGAGTTCCCGAACTCGCCGACTGTGAACTATTGGGTGAATCAATGGAATCCGTCCGAGCTTCCGCTCCCGGATCCTGAGAATCTGTTAATTTCTGTTCGTGGTGAAGACGCCGATAAAGTGGTGCTCGCAACGAAGGAAATCAACGACACTCTTCAAGAAAAGCAATACTACCGCAGTCTCTGGGCGAAGCCTGAAACCAATAATCCTGAAGGGATTTCCGTTCAGCCGCGCCTCGAACTCTGGCCTGAAATTGCCAAGGCCGGCTCACGCGTAAGCCCTTCGGACTTAGCGGACTACACCCGTGTCGCAACCGATGGCAGAACGATTGCTTACTTGACGATGGACAACCGCCTGACGGGGATCGTTTTAAAATACCCGACGGGTTATGTGAAAAGTGTTGAGGATCTGAGTGCGCTGCCACTCAGTGTTGCCGGCAAATTAATTCCACTCAAAGCGCTGGCGAATATCAGCATTGAAAAAACACGCCCGTCTATTTTGCGGATCGATCAAGAAGAACAATACTTGATCCGTGGCCGTTTGAAAAAAGAAGAGAAATCAAAATCGAAAGACATCCTTAAAAAAGCTCAAGCCGACGTGGAAGAATGGCAAAAGAAGAGCGCTGTCGCGAAAGCGGTCTCTGTGAACTTTGAAAATCCAGAGAAAGAAGTCGACGATGCGATTCACCAGCTGACTTGGGCGCTGGCGATCAGTACTGGATTGATTTTGTTGACGATGATCCTTCAGTTGGGTCACGTGGCGAACTCTGTTCTGGTATTTATGTCGGTGCCACTCGGTCTGATCGGCGTGCTTTTGTCGCTCTTTATCTTTAGAAGTACGTTGTCACTGAACTCTTTACTGGGTGTGATCCTTCTCAACGGGATCGCGGTGGCAAATAGTATTATCCTTGTCGATTTCCTGACCCGCCTTGTGGAAAAAGGCATGAAGCCTCATGAGGCCGCTCTTGAAGCGGCCCGCACTCGTTTACGCCCGATTCTGATGACGTCTCTGACGACAACTCTGGGGATGTTGCCGATTGCTTTGGGATTTGGTGAAGGTGGCCGTATTCTTCAACCCCTCGGCATCGCGGTCAGCGGTGGCTTGGGTGTTTCGATGTTGTTAACCCTCTACGTAGTCCCTGCCCTGCAAGTGAGTTACTTGAATTGGACGGCGAAAAGGAATCAGAAATAA